A genomic region of Magnolia sinica isolate HGM2019 chromosome 6, MsV1, whole genome shotgun sequence contains the following coding sequences:
- the LOC131248678 gene encoding protein TRANSPARENT TESTA GLABRA 1, which produces MEASTTQESQQQQKAGSSTYSYESPFPIYALAFNSHNRLALGSFNEEYSNKIQILSFDHQVDPTFIPTVSFDHPYPPTKLMFHPSNPKLLASSGDFLRLWDIPSDGSDPSPDLPPKTILNNSKTSEFSAPLTSFDWNDADPRLIGTSSIDTTCTIWDLERLTVETQLIAHDKEVYDIAWGPAGVFASVSADGSVRIFDLRDKEHSTIIYESPLPDTPLLRLAWNKQDLRYMATVLMDCNKVVILDIRAPAMPVAELQRHRASVNAIAWAPQSAHHICSAGDDAQALIWELPAVADPNGIDPILAYSAGSEINQLQWSPLQPDWMAIAFGNKMQLLKV; this is translated from the coding sequence ATGGAGGCATCGACGACCCAAGAATCGCAGCAGCAGCAAAAGGCAGGTTCGAGCACGTACAGCTACGAGTCCCCGTTCCCAATCTACGCCCTCGCATTCAACAGCCACAACCGACTGGCCCTTGGCTCCTTCAACGAAGAATACTCCAACAAGATCCAAATCCTCTCCTTTGATcaccaggtggaccccaccttcatcCCCACCGTCTCCTTCGACCACCCTTACCCCCCAACCAAGCTCATGTTCCACCCTTCCAACCCCAAACTCCTTGCCTCCTCCGGCGACTTCCTCCGTCTCTGGGACATCCCATCCGACGGCTCAGATCCCTCCCCAGACCTCCCTCCCAAAACCATCCTCAACAACAGCAAGACCAGCGAATTCTCGGCCCCACTCACCTCCTTTGACTGGAACGACGCCGATCCCCGCCTCATCGGCACCTCCAGCATCGACACCACCTGCACAATCTGGGACCTTGAACGCCTCACCGTCGAGACCCAGCTCATCGCCCACGACAAGGAGGTCTACGACATCGCCTGGGGCCCCGCCGGTGTGTTTGCCTCTGTTTCCGCCGACGGTTCTGTTCGCATCTTCGACCTTCGCGACAAGGAGCATTCCACCATTATCTACGAGAGCCCCCTCCCCGATACACCCCTCCTTCGCCTCGCCTGGAACAAGCAGGATCTCCGCTACATGGCCACCGTCCTCATGGACTGTAACAAGGTCGTTATCCTTGACATACGTGCCCCGGCCATGCCCGTCGCTGAGCTGCAGAGACACCGTGCCAGTGTCAATGCCATCGCCTGGGCCCCGCAGAGTGCCCACCACATCTGCTCCGCTGGGGATGACGCCCAGGCACTCATCTGGGAGCTGCCTGCTGTTGCTGACCCCAACGGGATCGACCCCATCCTCGCATACTCAGCTGGGTCGGAGATCAACCAGCTGCAGTGGTCCCCCCTCCAGCCTGATTGGATGGCGATCGCGTTTGGGAACAAGATGCAGCTCCTGAAGGTTTGA